The Sediminispirochaeta bajacaliforniensis DSM 16054 genome includes the window GTAGATAAGGATGTCGGCAAAGGTGTCTGAGCAGCTTGAAGAACACAGGAGGCAGGCGGTGGCGATAGCCGCGGCTGCCTTGCTCCATGCTCTCTTTTTTCTTTGCTTCGGAAGATGGCTGGATGGTGCACTCTTTCAAAATCCATCCCACATGGAGAAGCAGATCTCCGAGCTCTATCTGGATCTCGGATCACCCGAGCAAAAACGTGTTGTCACTCAGGACAGGCCAGAGTCCCTGCCCGATTCGGGAGATCGGGAAACTTCCCCGCCGAAAGTAGAAACACCTGCCGTTCAAAAGCAAGACGAGGCACCGGCAAAGGTGGGTTCAAAGTCAACAGAACATCAACAAACGTACGACTCATCTACACACTCCCGCGCTTTACAAGAGCCAGAAACGATACCTCGTCCTCATGAGGGAACGGCAGGAGGAAGGGAACAGGCATACCGTCACGTCAATGAAGGCTCAACAGAAACCGGGGAGGAAGCGGGCGCCGATAATGTAGCCGATGTTTCCGACCTTTTCCTCATGATTCTCAAA containing:
- a CDS encoding energy transducer TonB, producing MSEQLEEHRRQAVAIAAAALLHALFFLCFGRWLDGALFQNPSHMEKQISELYLDLGSPEQKRVVTQDRPESLPDSGDRETSPPKVETPAVQKQDEAPAKVGSKSTEHQQTYDSSTHSRALQEPETIPRPHEGTAGGREQAYRHVNEGSTETGEEAGADNVADVSDLFLMILKNRISRNFTYPPIARNRGIEGLVAVRLSIAPNGSLEECLLQRSSGSSLLDKEALALLRSLFPFDIAPGEQIQCSIEVEYTLSDS